From Anopheles arabiensis isolate DONGOLA chromosome 3, AaraD3, whole genome shotgun sequence, a single genomic window includes:
- the LOC120900313 gene encoding serrate RNA effector molecule homolog, with product MGDSDDEYDRKRRDKFRGERSAGGGGDSYGRGADRPDRSRGRDDWPDRVRPRQDYRDYRPPPRDRGYSPAREGPTVKRMRGDTWGDEGRHRFGAHDGYGMYGYAHDHFGMHPTVGPYGHQHATHQREPVVSGDMQTQPCMMTLKQFLATQDDSISDSDAITKYNEYKLEFRRQQMNEFFVAHKDEEWFKIKYHPEESQKRKEEQLSFLKRRCEVFLELLKSKEIGKVSVDASNTDALLRLLDTVVIKLEGGTEEDLKVLDIKPSVVEAAARTPATLNEEKVKTESKVDATAKELAVKMEEDSSKQETETDELSVPQSEEDARNGNSKIKEELSKSMDDGNENGDKSKSNDAQKSEKEIDEVEHEAHKHESEDRKKRSRSDSGSSSSSSSSSSSSESEEEKDERMNKEDNEDEEIMRIPEEEKKSDSADTMDNINRDKEVDEGKPVCDAEDLNTADDRDDNADQNKEQNEFEETTKDKNSSDPVNDENKENSDKKSQQEGDSKAETIDLAKDPADGGSRALHRTSSIFLRNLAPSITKAEVEAMCRRYNGFLRVAIADPLLERRWFRRGWVTFKREVNIKEICWNLNNIRLRDCELGAIVNKDLSRRVRPVNGITCHKTVVRSDIKLGAKIAHNLDDKWGLWKETPTAASGTGEAGDKNGSEVQPEESFGLQSKNPVLQNITDYLIEEASAEEEELLGLSEDSKKVSEGELIERDPQLIEVLDRLILYLRIVHSVDFYNHCEYPYEDEMPNRCGIIHARGPPSQSKVMSNEIQEYIRTFEGKMASFLTRMVDIDETDMKKLGAKDAEAEVEKFITANTQELAKDKWLCPLSGKKFKGPDFVRKHIFNKHAEKVEEVRKEVEYFNNYLKDSKRPQLPEHPGNAKKPGSEGATSATANASVGAGGYRNQPFGMSHSYAPMYASYAAASMMAPNPRGRAGFGRGGRMGGPDYRPVIHYRDLDAPREPDEFL from the exons ATGGGAGACTCAGATGATGAATACGACCGGAAACGTCGTGACAAGTTTCGCGGCGAACGCAGCGCTGGTGGTGGCGGAGATAGCTACGGACGCGGTGCCGACCGACCAGATCGTTCAAGAGGCAGAGACGATTGGCCTGATCG TGTTCGGCCCCGACAGGATTACCGGGACTACAGACCTCCACCTAGAGATAGGGGTTATTCGCCAGCTCGAGAAGGGCCCACGGTAAAACGTATGCGTGGCGATACATGGGGTGACGAAGGTCGACATAGATTTGgag caCATGACGGCTATGGAATGTACGGTTACGCACATGATCACTTTGGAATGCATCCAACTGTCGGTCCTTATGGCCATCAACATGCTACACATCAAAG GGAACCGGTAGTATCAGGAGATATGCAAACACAGCCGTGCATGATGACGTTGAAGCAGTTCCTCGCCACACAGGATGATTCGATCTCCGACTCTGACGCAATAACAAAGTACAACGAGTATAAACTTGAGTTTAGGCGACAGCAGATGAACGAATTTTTCGTTGCACACAAGGACGAAGAATG GTTTAAGATCAAATATCATCCAGAAGAATCGCAAAAGCGAAAGGAAGAACAGCTGTCATTTTTGAAG CGTCGGTGTGAAGTATTCTTAGAATTACTCAAGTCTAAAGAAATCGGAAAAGTTTCTGTCGATGCTTCCAATACCGACGCGTTGCTTCGTTTGCTTGATACGGTGGTTATTAAACTGGAGGGAGGCACTGAAGAAGATTTAAAAGTGCTGGATATAAAGCCTTCGGTAGTTGAAGCGGCAGCTCGAACGCCCGCTACACTAAACGAGGAAAAAGTTAAAACCGAATCGAAGGTGGATGCAACGGCTAAAGAATTAGCCGTCAAAATGGAGGAAGACTCTTCTAAACAAGAGACAGAAACAGATGAGCTCAGTGTGCCACAGTCTGAAGAAGATGCAAGAAATGGCAATTCTAAAATCAAAGAGGAACTATCCAAATCCATGGacgatggaaatgaaaatggtGACAAGAGCAAATCGAATGATGCACaaaaaagcgagaaagaaattGACGAAGTGGAACATGAAGCACACAAACATGAATCTGAAGATCGTAAGAAACGAAGTCGGTCTGATTCTGGTTCaagttcatcatcatcgtcttcATCGTCTTCCAGTGAAtcggaggaagaaaaagatgaGCGTATGAACAAAGAGGATAATGAAGATGAAGAAATTATGCGAATCccagaagaggaaaaaaaatcagattCGGCAGATACGATGGATAACATTAATCGAGATAAGGAAGTAGATGAAGGCAAACCAGTATGCGACGCGGAAGATCTAAACACGGCTGATGATAGAGATGATAATGCCGACCAGAACAAGGAACAGAATGAGTTTGAAGAAACCACGAAAGACAAGAATAGTTCTGACCCCGTAAACGATGAAAACAAAGAGAATAGTGATAAAAAATCACAACAGGAAGGCGATTCTAAAGCAGAAACTATTGATTTGGCGAAAGATCCTGCAGATGGTGGATCGCGAGCACTGCATCGCACGAGTTCAATTTTCCTACGAAATTTGGCTCCGTCCATCACGAAGGCGGAAGTGGAGGCTATGTGTCGTCGCTACAACGGATTTCTTCGCGTAGCAATCGCAGATCCTCTGCTGGAACGTCGCTGGTTCCGACGAGGTTGGGTAACGTTCAAGCGCGAAGTAAACATCAAGGAAATTTGTTGGAACTTGAACAACATTCGTCTAAGAGATTGTGAACTGGGCGCAATAGTCAACAAAGATCTAAGTCGACGAGTGCGCCCGGTAAACGGTATCACCTGTCACAAAACTGTTGTGCGCAGTGATATTAAGCTCGGTGCAAAGATAGCTCACAACCTGGACGACAAATGGGGATTGTGGAAAGAAACTCCGACAGCTGCATCTGGCACTGGAGAAGCTGGAGATAAAAATGGATCAGAAGTTCAGCCTGAAGAATCATTTGGTTTGCAATCAAAAAATCCAGTACTGCAAAACATTACCGATTATTTGATCGAAGAAGCATCGGCAGAAGAAGAGGAGCTGCTAGGTTTGTCGGAAGACAGCAAAAAGGTTTCGGAGGGCGAGTTAATTGAGCGCGATCCTCAGTTGATAGAAGTGCTCGATCGATTGATCTTGTATTTGCGGATTGTGCATTCGGTCGATTTCTACAACCATTGTGAATATCCGTACGAAGACGAAATGCCTAATCGATGCGGAATTATTCACGCCCGTGGACCACCCTCACAGAGCAAAGTGATGAGCAACGAAATTCAGGAATATATTCGCACATTTGAAGGTAAAATGGCTTCCTTCCTTACCAGAATGGTCGATATAGACGAGACCGATATGAAAAAGCTCGGTGCAAAGGATGCCGAAGCGGAAGTGGAAAAGTTTATCACTGCAAACACTCAGGAGTTAGCGAAGGATAAGTGGTTATGTCCTTTGTCAGGGAAAAAATTCAAAGGTCCAGATTTTGTAcgtaaacacattttcaacaaACACGCGGAAAAGGTAGAAGAAGTGCGCAAGGAAGTAGAATACTTCAACAACTATCTCAAAGATTCAAAGCGACCTCAGCTGCCAGAACATCCAGGTAATGCCAAGAAACCTGGATCTGAGGGTGCAACATCGGCTACTGCTAATGCAAGCGTCGGTGCAGGAGG ATATCGCAACCAACCCTTTGGAATGTCCCATAGCTATGCACCCATGTATGCTTCATACGCTGCCGCATCAATGATGGCCCCAAATCCTCGTGGACGAGCAGGATTTGGCCGTGGAGGAAG gaTGGGAGGTCCTGACTACCGACCAGTAATTCATTATCGGGATCTAGATGCTCCTCGCGAACCTGATGAGTTTTTATAA
- the LOC120901383 gene encoding peptide transporter family 1-like isoform X1, whose product MVDTSKEEAPAATQEVGDIEGEPKKLKYPRAIPFIISNEFCERFNYYGMRTVLVLYLTRKLDFDDDTATVLYHTFTTLVYFMCVIGAIIADSWLGKFRTILYLSIVYTIGSGCITLGAIPTWDLDARAMTIAGLLLIAFGSGGIKPCVAAFGGEQFKLPEQAKYLALFFSMFYFAVNSGSFVSTMVTPILREDVKCFDDDDCFPLAFGVPGVLMVISIIIFIIGKPLYKISAPAGNMFVKVSKCIWTAIRTRSREKSINPREHWLDYSEKRWGRQLVDETRILLNVLKLYIPLPVFWALFDQQGSRWTFQATRMDGDLGFWTIKPDQMQVINPLLILVFIPLYEVAFYPLLSLIGIRRPLQKLTLGGIFAGLAFVISTIVEIQLESTYAVMPKAGEAQLRIFNGMPCDYRIQSNIPEHADFTLKSMSMFEEKYLNVKGSATYTYTLSSTGPGPNCAVAEEQRTFVVDEEKQLSYFIRKQDSGISLLRYEDDTEKSSKGYPVFRVLGNTATNRTVVFRDIDSSDAFDRHKNGSYVYDRVESYPSDYEIYVDGELTLTYTMRLGGVYAFIVSDTDGMSTTPIIVTEPNSVNMLWLIPQYVVMTLGEVMYSITGLEFSFTQAPESMKSVLQGCWQLTVAVGNLIVVIVAEAKIFDEQKWEFVLFAVLMFVDMGLFSILAWRYKQIPLKNYDEEDDPNATLPIDQKEESGLDNPVFKKSDE is encoded by the exons ATGGTCGATACATCTAAAG AAGAAGCACCAGCTGCTACGCAAGAGGTTGGGGATATCGAAGGAGAACCTAAG AAGCTCAAGTATCCCCGAGCCATTCCGTTTATCATCAGCAATGAGTTCTGCGAACGGTTTAACTATTATGGCATGCGAA CTGTGCTTGTGCTCTATCTCACCAGGAAGTTGGACTTCGACGATGACACGGCGACGGTGCTGTATCACACTTTCACCACATTGGTGTATTTTATGTGTGTGATCGGTGCGATCATTGCTGACAGTTGGTTGGGCAAATTTCGTACAATACTGTACCTATCGATTGTGTATACGATCGGGAGTGGATGCATCACACTGGGAGCTATCCCTACCTGGGATCTGGATGCACGTGCGATGACCATTGCTGGATTGCTGCTGATCGCTTTCGGCTCTGGTGGCATTAAACCATGTGTTGCCGCGTTCGGGGGCGAGCAATTTAAGCTACCAGAACAGGCGAAATATCTGGCactatttttttcaatgttttactTTGCGGTAAATTCTGGCTCGTTCGTGTCGACCATGGTAACGCCAATTCTACGGGAAGATGTGAAATGCTTCGACGACGATGATTGTTTCCCTTTAGCATTCGGAGTGCCCGGAGTACTGATGGTGATATCCATTATCATATTCATCATTGGCAAACCACTCTACAAAATATCCGCACCCGCGGGCAATATGTTTGTGAAGGTTTCTAAATGTATTTGG ACGGCCATCCGGACGAGATCACGTGAGAAATCCATCAACCCTCGTGAACATTGGTTGGATTACTCTGAAAAGCGCTGGGGACGCCAGCTGGTCGATGAAACACGCATTTTGCTCAACGTACTGAAGTTGTATATTCCGCTGCCAGTGTTTTGGGCGCTTTTCGACCAACAGGGATCACGTTGGACTTTCCAAGCAACCCGCATGGATGGCGATCTGGGTTTTTGGACGATCAAGCCGGATCAAATGCAAGTGATTAATCCTCTGTTGATTTTGGTATTTATTCCACTGTATGAGGTCGCTTTCTACCCGCTGCTGAGTCTAATCGGAATTCGGCGACCGCTACAGAAGCTAACTCTCGGTGGAATATTTGCTGGCTTAGCCTTTGTTATATCGACCATTGTGGAGATTCAGCTGGAATCGACGTATGCCGTGATGCCGAAAGCGGGCGAAGCTCAGTTGCGAATATTCAACGGCATGCCCTGTGACTATCGCATTCAGTCCAACATTCCCGAACACGCCGACTTTACGCTGAAGAGTATGAGCATGTTCGAAGAGAAGTACCTAAATGTGAAAGGAAGCGCTacatacacgtacacactTTCATCCACTGGCCCTGGACCAAATTGCGCGGTGGCAGAGGAACAGCGCACCTTTGTGGTGGACGAAGAAAAACAGTTGTCGTACTTTATACGCAAACAAGATTCGGGCATCAGTCTTTTGAGATATGAAGATGATACCGAAAAGTCTTCCAAGGGTTACCCCGTGTTCCGCGTGCTCGGGAATACAGCCACTAACCGGACGGTGGTGTTCCGAGACATTGACTCATCCGATGCGTTCGATAGACACAAGAACGGGTCGTATGTATACGATCGGGTGGAATCCTATCCTTCTGATTACGAAATATATGTAGATGGAGAGCTTACATTGACCTACACAATGCGACTTGGCGGTGTGTATGCATTCATCGTAAGCGATACCGATGGCATG AGCACTACCCCTATCATCGTCACCGAACCGAACTCGGTCAACATGCTTTGGCTCATCCCCCAGTATGTGGTAATGACGCTTGGAGAGGTTATGTACTCTATAACGGGACTGGAATTCTCATTCACACAAGCTCCGGAGAGCATGAAATCCGTCCTGCAAGGATGTTGGCAATTAACAGTCGCTGTGGGTAATCTGATTGTGGTTATCGTAGCAGAAGCAAAAATCTTCGATGAACAGAAATGGGAGTTTGtactgtttgctgtgttgaTGTTTGTCGACATGGGTCTGTTTTCTATATTGGCATGGCGTTATAAACAAATTCCACTGAAAAACTATGACGAAGAAGATGATCCAAATGCTACGCTACCCATCGACCAGAAGGAAGAGAGTGGGCTCGATAATCCTGTATTTAAGAAATCAGATGAGTAG
- the LOC120900315 gene encoding SET domain-containing protein SmydA-8 encodes MEANCGYCGVPAKLKCAGCQQVYYCNPDHQKKHWKAKHKHECVKPYELTKSDEIGRHFVATKTIEKDTILFSENPLVIGPKWNLADYEQRSTVVPCVGCFTDCPLGQFYCEFCRWPACKPDCPGLGNSNLHGLECGVLRFGRPPNPGDDPEMFFDYYRYDALLVLKCLALQIRNADLFDQLINLESHYNARKNSRYYADTDERVVSYLFRNFLDPLQKLERKEGKVVLKMCDRKTLHMIGGILEVNAMIIPLSNGREICGLYPMGCLLEHNCMPNSFYTFDCSKGMKLTFKAGRDIQKGEHITTTYTHSLWGTQLRREHLKTNKYFACKCSRCSDPTEFGTFLSALRCMGIENEPCGGFQLPINPLAEDSDWKCNRCPVQITHDQVNFLMSKIGEEVDDVMSRKSSVKEFENLIHKLQNFLHPNHFHLQTLKHSLIQMYGRFPGHRLSELSDEILRTKLKMCHEMLTIIEVLDPESFRLSLYASVILLEQHAALIELHKRQNSLTASNVKDALSEALQSLVRAKNILRNEMGTLQGKKLMEQIESALENVKAQSGTK; translated from the exons TTGACTAAGAGTGATGAAATCGGACGACACTTTGTGGCGACCAAGACAATTGAAAAGGATACCATACTCTTTTCCGAGAATCCGCTAGTTATAGGTCCGAAATGGAATTTGGCCGACTACGAACAACGATCGACGGTAGTACCATGCGTTGGATGTTTTACGGACTGTCCGCTGGGCCAGTTCTACTGTGAATTTTGCCGCTGGCCAGCCTGCAAACCAGACTGTCCCGGATTAGGAAACTCCAACTTGCATGGGCTCGAGTGCGGTGTGTTACGTTTTGGTCGACCTCCAAATCCTGGGGATGATCCGGAAATGTTCTTCGATTATTATAGGTATGATGCATTATTGGTGCTGAAATGTTTGGCCCTACAAATTCGTAATGCAGACTTATTCGACCAGCTAATCAACCTTGAGAGTCATTACAATGCGCGTAAAAATTCCCGCTATTACGCGGATACTGACGAGCGTGTCGTTTCGTATCTGTTTCGAAATTTTCTCGATCCCCTGCAAAAGCTGGAGCGTAAAGAGGGCAAAGTTGTTCTCAAAATGTGCGATCGCAAAACGCTGCACATGATTGGAGGCATACTAGAAGTTAATGCCATGATTATTCCACTGTCAAATGGAAGAGAAATTTGTGGCCTATACCCGATGGGTTGCCTGCTCGAGCACAATTGTATGCCAAACTCGTTTTACACGTTTGATTGCTCTAAAGGAATGAAACTAACCTTCAAAGCTGGTAGGGACAtacaaaaag gtGAACATATAACCACTACCTATACCCATTCGCTATGGGGAACGCAGCTTCGCAGAGAGCATCTGAAAACGAACAAATACTTTGCTTGCAAATGCAGCCGGTGCTCTGATCCGACTGAATTTGGCACTTTCTTGAGTGCGTTGCGGTGCATGGGTATAGAGAATGAGCCATGCGGAGGCTTTCAACTGCCAATTAATCCACTTGCTGAGGACAGCGACTGGAAGTGCAACAGATGTCCGGTACAAATTACACACGATCAAGTTAACTTCCTGATGTCCAAGATAGGCGAGGAGGTAGATGACGTGATGAGTCGTAAGTCTTCTGTAAAAGAGTTTGAGAATCTAATCCATAAATTGCAAAACTTCCTGCATCCAAATCACTTTCATCTACAAACACTGAAACATTCATTGATCCAAATGTATGGACGCTTTCCCGGGCATCGTTTGAGCGAGCTTTCCGATGAGATATTAcgcacaaaattaaaaatgtgtcaTGAAATGTTAACAATAATCGAAGTGCTCGATCCAGAATCTTTCCGATTAAGTCTATACGCCAGTGTGATTTTACTAGAACAACATGCAGCCCTCATTGAGCTACACAAGCGCCAAAATTCTCTCACTGCGTCTAATGTGAAGGATGCGCTCAGTGAAGCTTTGCAGAGTCTGGTACGTGCTAAAAATATTTTGCGGAACGAAATGGGAACATTGCAAGGTAAAAAATTAATGGAACAAATAGAGAGCGCTTTAGAAAATGTAAAGGCGCAATCTGGCACTAAATAA
- the LOC120901383 gene encoding peptide transporter family 1-like isoform X2, translated as MCEEAPAATQEVGDIEGEPKKLKYPRAIPFIISNEFCERFNYYGMRTVLVLYLTRKLDFDDDTATVLYHTFTTLVYFMCVIGAIIADSWLGKFRTILYLSIVYTIGSGCITLGAIPTWDLDARAMTIAGLLLIAFGSGGIKPCVAAFGGEQFKLPEQAKYLALFFSMFYFAVNSGSFVSTMVTPILREDVKCFDDDDCFPLAFGVPGVLMVISIIIFIIGKPLYKISAPAGNMFVKVSKCIWTAIRTRSREKSINPREHWLDYSEKRWGRQLVDETRILLNVLKLYIPLPVFWALFDQQGSRWTFQATRMDGDLGFWTIKPDQMQVINPLLILVFIPLYEVAFYPLLSLIGIRRPLQKLTLGGIFAGLAFVISTIVEIQLESTYAVMPKAGEAQLRIFNGMPCDYRIQSNIPEHADFTLKSMSMFEEKYLNVKGSATYTYTLSSTGPGPNCAVAEEQRTFVVDEEKQLSYFIRKQDSGISLLRYEDDTEKSSKGYPVFRVLGNTATNRTVVFRDIDSSDAFDRHKNGSYVYDRVESYPSDYEIYVDGELTLTYTMRLGGVYAFIVSDTDGMSTTPIIVTEPNSVNMLWLIPQYVVMTLGEVMYSITGLEFSFTQAPESMKSVLQGCWQLTVAVGNLIVVIVAEAKIFDEQKWEFVLFAVLMFVDMGLFSILAWRYKQIPLKNYDEEDDPNATLPIDQKEESGLDNPVFKKSDE; from the exons ATGTGCG AAGAAGCACCAGCTGCTACGCAAGAGGTTGGGGATATCGAAGGAGAACCTAAG AAGCTCAAGTATCCCCGAGCCATTCCGTTTATCATCAGCAATGAGTTCTGCGAACGGTTTAACTATTATGGCATGCGAA CTGTGCTTGTGCTCTATCTCACCAGGAAGTTGGACTTCGACGATGACACGGCGACGGTGCTGTATCACACTTTCACCACATTGGTGTATTTTATGTGTGTGATCGGTGCGATCATTGCTGACAGTTGGTTGGGCAAATTTCGTACAATACTGTACCTATCGATTGTGTATACGATCGGGAGTGGATGCATCACACTGGGAGCTATCCCTACCTGGGATCTGGATGCACGTGCGATGACCATTGCTGGATTGCTGCTGATCGCTTTCGGCTCTGGTGGCATTAAACCATGTGTTGCCGCGTTCGGGGGCGAGCAATTTAAGCTACCAGAACAGGCGAAATATCTGGCactatttttttcaatgttttactTTGCGGTAAATTCTGGCTCGTTCGTGTCGACCATGGTAACGCCAATTCTACGGGAAGATGTGAAATGCTTCGACGACGATGATTGTTTCCCTTTAGCATTCGGAGTGCCCGGAGTACTGATGGTGATATCCATTATCATATTCATCATTGGCAAACCACTCTACAAAATATCCGCACCCGCGGGCAATATGTTTGTGAAGGTTTCTAAATGTATTTGG ACGGCCATCCGGACGAGATCACGTGAGAAATCCATCAACCCTCGTGAACATTGGTTGGATTACTCTGAAAAGCGCTGGGGACGCCAGCTGGTCGATGAAACACGCATTTTGCTCAACGTACTGAAGTTGTATATTCCGCTGCCAGTGTTTTGGGCGCTTTTCGACCAACAGGGATCACGTTGGACTTTCCAAGCAACCCGCATGGATGGCGATCTGGGTTTTTGGACGATCAAGCCGGATCAAATGCAAGTGATTAATCCTCTGTTGATTTTGGTATTTATTCCACTGTATGAGGTCGCTTTCTACCCGCTGCTGAGTCTAATCGGAATTCGGCGACCGCTACAGAAGCTAACTCTCGGTGGAATATTTGCTGGCTTAGCCTTTGTTATATCGACCATTGTGGAGATTCAGCTGGAATCGACGTATGCCGTGATGCCGAAAGCGGGCGAAGCTCAGTTGCGAATATTCAACGGCATGCCCTGTGACTATCGCATTCAGTCCAACATTCCCGAACACGCCGACTTTACGCTGAAGAGTATGAGCATGTTCGAAGAGAAGTACCTAAATGTGAAAGGAAGCGCTacatacacgtacacactTTCATCCACTGGCCCTGGACCAAATTGCGCGGTGGCAGAGGAACAGCGCACCTTTGTGGTGGACGAAGAAAAACAGTTGTCGTACTTTATACGCAAACAAGATTCGGGCATCAGTCTTTTGAGATATGAAGATGATACCGAAAAGTCTTCCAAGGGTTACCCCGTGTTCCGCGTGCTCGGGAATACAGCCACTAACCGGACGGTGGTGTTCCGAGACATTGACTCATCCGATGCGTTCGATAGACACAAGAACGGGTCGTATGTATACGATCGGGTGGAATCCTATCCTTCTGATTACGAAATATATGTAGATGGAGAGCTTACATTGACCTACACAATGCGACTTGGCGGTGTGTATGCATTCATCGTAAGCGATACCGATGGCATG AGCACTACCCCTATCATCGTCACCGAACCGAACTCGGTCAACATGCTTTGGCTCATCCCCCAGTATGTGGTAATGACGCTTGGAGAGGTTATGTACTCTATAACGGGACTGGAATTCTCATTCACACAAGCTCCGGAGAGCATGAAATCCGTCCTGCAAGGATGTTGGCAATTAACAGTCGCTGTGGGTAATCTGATTGTGGTTATCGTAGCAGAAGCAAAAATCTTCGATGAACAGAAATGGGAGTTTGtactgtttgctgtgttgaTGTTTGTCGACATGGGTCTGTTTTCTATATTGGCATGGCGTTATAAACAAATTCCACTGAAAAACTATGACGAAGAAGATGATCCAAATGCTACGCTACCCATCGACCAGAAGGAAGAGAGTGGGCTCGATAATCCTGTATTTAAGAAATCAGATGAGTAG